In Delphinus delphis chromosome 11, mDelDel1.2, whole genome shotgun sequence, one genomic interval encodes:
- the LMF2 gene encoding lipase maturation factor 2 isoform X1: protein MAGSRLPRQLFLQGVAAVFMFAFASLYMQIPGLYGPDGILPARRTLRPQGKGRWPQLWETPTLLWETPLLGLDTAQGLELLSLLGTLLALGALLLHQLRHLLVYLLLWAAYLSAYQVGQVFLYFQWDSLLLETGFLALLVAALRLPPRHKQAQGRLAGVPPHEDLPFWLVRWLLFRLMFASGVVKLTSRCPAWWGLTALTYHFETQCLPTPASWFAHHLPVWLHKLGVVATFLIEIAVPPLFFAPVRRLRLAAFYSQVLLQVLIIVTGNYNFFNLLTLVLTTALLDDAHLAAASGNSRRKKTPTSWPKALLALLLELAVYGLLACGVVHCFGLEVDWKQRTVHSKTTFTFHQFSQWLKMVTLPTMWLGAASLAWELLTALWRWTQVRGWLQKFCAAVQLSIFGTATVALFTISLVPYSYMEPSTHGRLWTGAHRLFGTVEHLQLAHSYGLFRRMTGLGGRPEVVLEGSYDGHHWTEIEFMYKPGNVSRAPPIVVPHQPRLDWQMWFAALGPHTHSPWFTSLVLRLLQGKEPVIRLIQNHAPRYPFHKQPPTYVRAQRYKYWFSKPGEQGRWWRRQWVEEFFPSVSLGDPTLDTLLRQFGLQDKSPPRARSSSSTLAQALRWMRKQLSALEAPALLWGLLGTVGAIRVMQALLGPQSSPRAKEEKHRPAPPEDSVAASKQASPAPDVSSGSQTPRRKK from the exons ATGGCTGGCTCCCGGCTCCCGCGGCAGCTCTTTCTCCAGGGCGTGGCCGCCGTCTTCATGTTCGCCTTCGCTTCTCTCTACATGCAGATCCCGG GCCTGTACGGCCCTGATGGCATCCTGCCTGCACGGAGGACACTGCGGCCGCAGGGAAAGGGACGCTGGCCGCAGCTGTGGGAGACCCCAACGCTGCTGTGGGAGACTCCGCTACTGGGGCTGGACACAGCACAGGGCCTGGAGCTGCTGAGCCTGCTGGGCACCCTGCTGGCCCTGGGAGCCCTGCTGCTGCACCAGCTGCGCCACCTCCTTGTCTACCTGCTGCTCTGGGCTGCCTACCTGTCTGCCTACCAG GTGGGCCAGGTGTTTCTTTATTTCCAGTG GGATTCCCTTCTGCTGGAGACTGGCTTCCTGGCCTTGCTGGTGGCGGCTCTGAGGCTGCCCCCGCGCCACAAGCAGGCCCAGGGCAGGCTGGCAGGGGTCCCGCCCCACGAGGACCTCCCCTTCTGGCTCGTGCGCTGGCTGCTCTTTCGCCTCATGTTTGCCTCGGGTGTGGTCAAGCTGACCAGCCGTTGCCCCGCGTGGTGGGGGCTCACCG CCCTCACCTACCACTTCGAGACTCAGTGCTTGCCCACGCCCGCCTCCTGGTTTGCCCACCATCTGCCCGTCTGGCTGCACAAGCTCGGCGTGGTGGCCACTTTCCTCATCGAGATTGCAGTGCCCCCTCTGTTCTTCGCTCCAGTTCGCCGCCTGCGCTTGGCTGCCTTCTACTCCCAG gtctTGCTGCAAGTCTTGATTATCGTCACTGGCAATTACAACTTCTTCAACTTGCTCACGCTGGTGCTCACCACTGCCCTCCTGGATGATGCACACCTGGCCGCCGCGTCTGGCAACAGCCGCCGCAAGAAGACGCCCACCT CCTGGCCCAAGGCCCTGCTGGCCCTGCTGCTGGAGCTGGCCGTCTATGGGCTGCTGGCCTGCGGCGTGGTGCACTGCTTTGGCCTGGAGGTGGACTGGAAGCAGCGCACTGTTCACTCCAAGACCA CCTTCACCTTCCACCAGTTCTCCCAGTGGCTGAAGATGGTGACCCTACCCACCATGTGGCTGGGTGCAGCCTCCCTTGCCTGGGAACTGCTGACCGCCCTCTGGAG gtGGACCCAAGTGCGAGGGTGGCTGCAGAAATTCTGTGCTGCAGTCCAGCTGTCCATCTTCGGCACTGCCACGGTGGCCCTGTTCACGATCAGCCTG GTGCCGTACTCCTACATGGAGCCCTCGACGCATGGGCGCCTCTGGACTGGGGCCCACCGCCTGTTTGGCACCGTGGAGCACCTGCAGCTGGCCCACTCCTATGGCCTCTTCCGCCGGATGACTGGTCTGGGTGGACGGCCCGAGGTGGTGCTCGAGGGCAGCTATGACGGGCACCACTGGACG GAAATCGAGTTCATGTACAAGCCGGGTAACGTGAGCCGGGCGCCCCCCATTGTGGTGCCCCACCAGCCGCGCCTCGATTGGCAGATGTGGTTCGCGGCCCTGGGCCCGCACACGCACAGTCCCTGGTTCACAAGCCTGGTCCTCCGCCTGCTGCAGGGCAAAGAGCCAG TGATCCGCCTCATCCAGAACCACGCGCCCAGGTACCCCTTCCACAAGCAGCCGCCCACTTACGTGCGAGCCCAGCGCTACAAGTACTGGTTCTCGAAGCCCGGGGAGCAGGG CCGGTGGTGGCGACGCCAGTGGGTGGAGGAATTTTTCCCGTCCGTGTCCCTGGGGGACCCGACGCTGGACACGCTGCTCCGCCAGTTTGGCCTTCAG gacaAGAGCCCGCCCCGGGCCCGCAGCTCCAGCAGCACCCTGGCTCAGGCGCTGCGCTGGATGCGGAAACAGCTGTCTGCCCTGGAGgcccctgccctgctctgggggctcctcggAACCGTGGGGGCCATTAGGGTCATGCAGGCCCTACTGGGCCCCCAGTCCTCCCCTCGGGCCAAGGAGGAGAAGCACAGGCCAGCCCCCCCAGAGGACTCGGTGGCCGCCAGCAAACAAGCTTCCCCAGCCCCCGACGTAAGCAGCGGTTCCCAGACCCCTCGGCGGAAAAAGTAG
- the ADM2 gene encoding protein ADM2, with the protein MVRLLTVTLGCISFLYLQLPGALSLGLARSRPPARPREPPARTPYSGLQSRHPAARPVVWKLHQALQPQRSASLAPAMGQPLRNGPRRHLGPRRPRAQLLRVGCVLGTCQVQNLSHRLWQLIGSAGPHDSAPVDPSSPHSYG; encoded by the exons ATGGTCCGGCTCTTGACGGTCACCCTCGGTTGCATCAGCTTCCTCTACCTGCAGCTCCCAGGCGCGCTGTCCCTCGGCCTGGCCCGGAGCCGGCCGCCCGCGCGACCCAG GGAGCCCCCAGCCCGGACTCCTTACAGTGGCTTGCAGTCCCGGCACCCTGCAGCCCGGCCTGTGGTCTGGAAGCTGCACCAGGCCCTCCAGCCCCAGAGGAGTGCCAGCCTGGCCCCTGCTATGGGTCAGCCTCTCCGGAATGGCCCCCGCCGACACTTGGGTCCCCGCAGGCCCCGAGCCCAGCTCCTGCGTGTgggctgtgtgctgggcaccTGCCAGGTGCAGAACCTCAGCCACCGCCTGTGGCAGCTTAtcggctcagccggcccacacgACTCGGCCCCTGTGGACCCCAGCAGCCCGCACAGCTACGGCTGA
- the LMF2 gene encoding lipase maturation factor 2 isoform X2, whose amino-acid sequence MAGSRLPRQLFLQGVAAVFMFAFASLYMQIPGLYGPDGILPARRTLRPQGKGRWPQLWETPTLLWETPLLGLDTAQGLELLSLLGTLLALGALLLHQLRHLLVYLLLWAAYLSAYQVGQVFLYFQWDSLLLETGFLALLVAALRLPPRHKQAQGRLAGVPPHEDLPFWLVRWLLFRLMFASGVVKLTSRCPAWWGLTALTYHFETQCLPTPASWFAHHLPVWLHKLGVVATFLIEIAVPPLFFAPVRRLRLAAFYSQVLLQVLIIVTGNYNFFNLLTLVLTTALLDDAHLAAASGNSRRKKTPTSWPKALLALLLELAVYGLLACGVVHCFGLEVDWKQRTVHSKTTFTFHQFSQWLKMVTLPTMWLGAASLAWELLTALWRWTQVRGWLQKFCAAVQLSIFGTATVALFTISLVPYSYMEPSTHGRLWTGAHRLFGTVEHLQLAHSYGLFRRMTGLGGRPEVVLEGSYDGHHWTEIEFMYKPGNVSRAPPIVVPHQPRLDWQMWFAALGPHTHSPWFTSLVLRLLQGKEPVIRLIQNHAPRYPFHKQPPTYVRAQRYKYWFSKPGEQGRWWRRQWVEEFFPSVSLGDPTLDTLLRQFGLQGSEPDAADASFCIGRDEAALLWERRKDDPEVTSTAACPVIWIRE is encoded by the exons ATGGCTGGCTCCCGGCTCCCGCGGCAGCTCTTTCTCCAGGGCGTGGCCGCCGTCTTCATGTTCGCCTTCGCTTCTCTCTACATGCAGATCCCGG GCCTGTACGGCCCTGATGGCATCCTGCCTGCACGGAGGACACTGCGGCCGCAGGGAAAGGGACGCTGGCCGCAGCTGTGGGAGACCCCAACGCTGCTGTGGGAGACTCCGCTACTGGGGCTGGACACAGCACAGGGCCTGGAGCTGCTGAGCCTGCTGGGCACCCTGCTGGCCCTGGGAGCCCTGCTGCTGCACCAGCTGCGCCACCTCCTTGTCTACCTGCTGCTCTGGGCTGCCTACCTGTCTGCCTACCAG GTGGGCCAGGTGTTTCTTTATTTCCAGTG GGATTCCCTTCTGCTGGAGACTGGCTTCCTGGCCTTGCTGGTGGCGGCTCTGAGGCTGCCCCCGCGCCACAAGCAGGCCCAGGGCAGGCTGGCAGGGGTCCCGCCCCACGAGGACCTCCCCTTCTGGCTCGTGCGCTGGCTGCTCTTTCGCCTCATGTTTGCCTCGGGTGTGGTCAAGCTGACCAGCCGTTGCCCCGCGTGGTGGGGGCTCACCG CCCTCACCTACCACTTCGAGACTCAGTGCTTGCCCACGCCCGCCTCCTGGTTTGCCCACCATCTGCCCGTCTGGCTGCACAAGCTCGGCGTGGTGGCCACTTTCCTCATCGAGATTGCAGTGCCCCCTCTGTTCTTCGCTCCAGTTCGCCGCCTGCGCTTGGCTGCCTTCTACTCCCAG gtctTGCTGCAAGTCTTGATTATCGTCACTGGCAATTACAACTTCTTCAACTTGCTCACGCTGGTGCTCACCACTGCCCTCCTGGATGATGCACACCTGGCCGCCGCGTCTGGCAACAGCCGCCGCAAGAAGACGCCCACCT CCTGGCCCAAGGCCCTGCTGGCCCTGCTGCTGGAGCTGGCCGTCTATGGGCTGCTGGCCTGCGGCGTGGTGCACTGCTTTGGCCTGGAGGTGGACTGGAAGCAGCGCACTGTTCACTCCAAGACCA CCTTCACCTTCCACCAGTTCTCCCAGTGGCTGAAGATGGTGACCCTACCCACCATGTGGCTGGGTGCAGCCTCCCTTGCCTGGGAACTGCTGACCGCCCTCTGGAG gtGGACCCAAGTGCGAGGGTGGCTGCAGAAATTCTGTGCTGCAGTCCAGCTGTCCATCTTCGGCACTGCCACGGTGGCCCTGTTCACGATCAGCCTG GTGCCGTACTCCTACATGGAGCCCTCGACGCATGGGCGCCTCTGGACTGGGGCCCACCGCCTGTTTGGCACCGTGGAGCACCTGCAGCTGGCCCACTCCTATGGCCTCTTCCGCCGGATGACTGGTCTGGGTGGACGGCCCGAGGTGGTGCTCGAGGGCAGCTATGACGGGCACCACTGGACG GAAATCGAGTTCATGTACAAGCCGGGTAACGTGAGCCGGGCGCCCCCCATTGTGGTGCCCCACCAGCCGCGCCTCGATTGGCAGATGTGGTTCGCGGCCCTGGGCCCGCACACGCACAGTCCCTGGTTCACAAGCCTGGTCCTCCGCCTGCTGCAGGGCAAAGAGCCAG TGATCCGCCTCATCCAGAACCACGCGCCCAGGTACCCCTTCCACAAGCAGCCGCCCACTTACGTGCGAGCCCAGCGCTACAAGTACTGGTTCTCGAAGCCCGGGGAGCAGGG CCGGTGGTGGCGACGCCAGTGGGTGGAGGAATTTTTCCCGTCCGTGTCCCTGGGGGACCCGACGCTGGACACGCTGCTCCGCCAGTTTGGCCTTCAG GGGTCCGAGCCTGATGCCGCTGACGCGAGCTTCTGCATAGGAAGGGATGAGGCTGCCCTGctgtgggagaggaggaaagacGACCCTGAGGTCACCTCCACAGCAGCCTGTCCTGTCATTTGGATCCGTGAATGA
- the MIOX gene encoding inositol oxygenase, translating into MKVAVDPDPSLVYRPDTGPEAAKDRGSFRNYMSGPLLDRVFTTYKLMHTWQTVDFVRRKHAQFGSFSYKRMTVMEAVDMLDALVDESDPDVDFPNSFHAFQTAEGIRKAHPDKDWFHLAGLLHDLGKVLALAGEPQWAVVGDTFPVGCRPQSSVLFWDSTFQDNPDLRDPLYSTELGMYQPHCGLENVLMSWGHDEYMYQMMKFNKFSLPPEAFYIVRFHSFYPWHTGGDYQQLCDEQDLAMLPWVQEFNKFDLYTKSSDLPDVDKLRPYYQGLIDKYCPGVLHW; encoded by the exons ATGAAGGTGGCTGTG GACCCAGACCCTTCCCTGGTCTACCGGCCTGATACGGGGCCAGAGGCGGCCAAAGACAGGGGCAGCTTCCGAAACTACATG TCCGGCCCTCTCCTGGATCGTGTCTTCACCACCTACAAGCTTATGCACACGTGGCAGACCGTGGACTTCGTCAGGAGGAAG CATGCCCAGTTTGGGAGCTTCTCCTATAAGAGAATGACTGTCATGGAGGCTGTGGACATGCTGGATGCGCTGGTGGACGAGTCGGACCCCGACGTGGACTTCCCCAACTCCTTCCACGCCTTCCAGACGGCCGAGGGCATCCGGAAGGCCCATCCCGACAAGG acTGGTTCCACCTCGCCGGGCTCCTGCATGACCTGGGGAAGGTCCTGGCTCTGGCAGGGGAGCCCCAG TGGGCAGTCGTTGGAGACACCTTCCCAGTTGGCTGCCGTCCCCAAAGCTCTGTGCTTTTCTGGGACTCTACCTTCCAGGACAACCCTGACCTCCGGGACCCTCTGTACAG CACAGAGCTTGGCATGTACCAGCCCCACTGTGGGCTCGAGAACGTCCTCATGTCCTGGGGCCATGACG AGTACATGTACCAGATGATGAAGTTCAACAAATTCTCCCTCCCACCGGAG GCCTTCTACATCGTCCGGTTCCACTCCTTCTACCCGTGGCATACGGGCGGCGACTACCAGCAGCTGTGCGACGAGCAGGACTTGGCCATGCTGCCCTGGGTGCAGGAGTTCAA CAAGTTCGATCTCTACACCAAGAGCTCTGACCTGCCAGATGTGGACAAGCTGCGGCCCTACTACCAGGGGCTCATTGACAAGTACTGCCCCGGTGTCCTCCACTGGTGA